The proteins below come from a single Eucalyptus grandis isolate ANBG69807.140 chromosome 3, ASM1654582v1, whole genome shotgun sequence genomic window:
- the LOC104436939 gene encoding serine/threonine-protein kinase AFC3, which translates to MGEGTFGRVLECWDRQTREYVAVKVVRSIRKYRDAAMIEVDILQLIAKNDRGSSRCVQIRNWFDYRDHICIVFEKLGPSLYDILKRNRYHPFPVDLVREFGRQLLESVAYMHDLRLIHTDLKPENILLESSESINIPDFKRTTSGAMQYRCLPKSSAIKVIDFGSTAYDNQNHSSIVSTRHYRAPEVILGLGWSYPCDLWSVGCILIELCTGEALFQTHENLEHLAMMERVLGPLPEHMIRGANRGAEMYFRRGSRLNWPEGAVSRESIRAVKKLDSLQNLVAQNADSSRSSLTDLLRGLLKYNPSERLTAQEALKHPFFKDMA; encoded by the exons ATGGGTGAAG GCACATTTGGGCGTGTCTTGGAATGTTGGGATCGCCAAACACGAGAATATGTGGCTGTTAAGGTTGTCCGAAGTATAAGGAAGTATCGCGATGCAGCAATGATTGAAGTGGATATACTTCAACTCATTGCCAAGAATGATAGGGGCAGCTCTCG CTGTGTTCAAATTCGGAATTGGTTTGATTACCGCGATCACATATGCATA GTGTTTGAGAAGCTTGGACCAAGCTTATATGATATTCTAAAGAGAAATAGATATCATCCATTTCCTGTGGATCTTGTTCGAGAATTTGGACGTCAGCTTTTGGAATCTGTAGCAT ATATGCACGATTTGCGCTTAATTCACACTGACTTGAAGCCTGAAAAtatccttcttgaatcttctgaATCCATTAATATTCCTGACTTTAAG AGGACGACCTCAGGTGCAATGCAGTATCGGTGCTTGCCCAAGTCTAGTGCCATTAAGGTGATTGATTTTGGTAGTACTGCGTATGATAATCAAAATCATAGCTCCATCGTTTCTACAAGGCATTACCGAGCACCGGAGGTTATCCTAG GTTTAGGATGGAGTTATCCTTGTGATTTATGGAGTGTTGGATGCATACTTATTGAACTATGCACG GGGGAAGCTTTATTTCAAACCCATGAAAATCTTGAGCATTTGGCAATGATGGAGAGGGTGTTGGGACCTCTACCGGAGCATATGATTAGAGGAGCCAA TAGGGGAGCTGAAATGTATTTTAGACGAGGATCACGTTTAAATTGGCCTGAAGGCGCAGTTTCAAGGGAGAGTATTAGAGCTGTGAAAAAACTCGATTCTTTACAG AACCTTGTAGCTCAAAATGCGGACTCCTCAAGATCTTCTCTCACCGATTTGTTGCGAGGTTTATTGAAGTACAATCCATCAGAACGGCTCACCGCTCAAGAAGCCCTAAAACACCCCTTTTTCAAGGATATGGCCTGA